A genomic stretch from Ooceraea biroi isolate clonal line C1 chromosome 3, Obir_v5.4, whole genome shotgun sequence includes:
- the LOC105277398 gene encoding GPI mannosyltransferase 3, whose product MQFPRGFTLLCLLLLWRLISVFVVQTAHVPDEYWQSLEVAHRMAFGYGHLTWEWTLMIRSYLYPFLISILYRILAALSLDSVYLLITLPRVFQAILVAYSDYRLYQWIGCKWALVVLCTNWYWYYCATRTLINSVETACTIIALSMYPWLGNVKNIKYLWIVGFLCMARPTAMIIWCIPCALHVYWLRKEQFLLKYVLICSSCFWISVLIDSYFYGKLVITLLRFYQVNVIEDVASAYGRENILWYVTTGIPVVLGLYCIPFAMNVWRVFRYSRVFRLEKFMFWIILIVLMIYSLQPHKEFRFILPLLPLFIYVGSASCCNLNMMTSRACWCFATLLLCSNLLAGIYFSSIHQRGTLDVMNYLRDEISHANASSTDTLILTPCHATPLYSHLHVDAPITFLTCEPNFTSHFDTRGNGRLVQSKFFEDPLDWLYYYFDHYHFKRHKLPTYVIAFDNVAKKITPFISRFNYRVIAKVFHTHFPQTNYGEYIFLFKQNPKSKIVH is encoded by the coding sequence ATGCAGTTTCCAAGAGGCTTTACCCTGTTGTGCCTTCTGCTGTTATGGCGGTTGATCTCCGTATTCGTAGTGCAAACTGCTCACGTGCCGGACGAGTATTGGCAATCACTGGAAGTGGCTCATCGCATGGCGTTTGGTTACGGACACCTAACGTGGGAGTGGACGCTAATGATTCGTAGTTATCTATATCCGTTTCTCATATCAATTCTTTATCGTATACTCGCTGCACTCTCTTTGGACTCTGTGTATCTTCTAATAACGTTGCCGCGAGTATTCCAAGCTATTCTCGTCGCTTACTCGGATTACAGACTTTATCAGTGGATCGGCTGCAAGTGGGCACTTGTGGTTCTGTGCACGAACTGGTACTGGTACTACTGTGCCACGAGAACGCTAATAAACTCCGTGGAGACTGCCTGCACCATTATCGCGCTCTCGATGTATCCGTGGTTGGGCAATGTTAAGAACATTAAGTACCTGTGGATCGTAGGTTTCCTCTGCATGGCGAGGCCCACCGCTATGATTATTTGGTGCATCCCCTGCGCTCTTCACGTTTACTGGCTTAGAAAAGAACAGTTTCTCCTTAAATATGTTCTGATATGTTCATCGTGCTTCTGGATTTCTGTATTGATAGATAGTTACTTCTATGGAAAGCTTGTGATAACGCTATTGAGATTCTACCAGGTCAATGTGATAGAAGATGTCGCAAGCGCATATGGTAGGGAGAACATCCTGTGGTACGTTACCACCGGTATACCCGTGGTGCTTGGGCTATATTGCATTCCATTCGCGATGAACGTGTGGCGCGTATTTCGTTACAGCAGGGTCTTCAGGCTAGAGAAATTTATGTTTTGGATCATTCTAATTGTCCTGATGATATATTCGCTTCAACCCCACAAGGAATTTCGATTCATACTACCGCTCTTGCCATTGTTCATCTACGTAGGTTCCGCTTCTTGTTGTAACTTAAATATGATGACGTCCCGTGCGTGTTGGTGCTTCGCGACGTTGCTGCTGTGCAGCAATCTCCTGGCcggaatttatttttcctcgATTCATCAACGTGGCACGTTAGACGTGATGAATTACCTGCGAGACGAAATCTCTCACGCGAATGCTTCATCAACGGATACGCTAATTCTAACTCCGTGCCATGCTACACCGCTCTACAGTCACTTGCATGTAGATGCGCCGATAACATTTTTGACCTGTGAGCCTAATTTCACTTCCCACTTTGACACGAGGGGAAACGGGAGACTTGTTCAAAGTAAGTTCTTCGAAGATCCGTTAGACtggctttattattatttcgatcATTATCATTTCAAGAGACATAAATTACCGACTTATGTGATAGCGTTCGACAATGTCGCGAAGAAGATAACTCCTTTTATTAGTAGATTTAACTATCGAGTAATTGCCAAAGTATTTCACACGCATTTCCCGCAGACAAATTACGGGGAATATATCTTCTTGTTTAAGCAAAATCCGAAATCCAAAAtagtacactga